The following nucleotide sequence is from Trifolium pratense cultivar HEN17-A07 linkage group LG2, ARS_RC_1.1, whole genome shotgun sequence.
GAAAGTTACATCATTATTTTACGTAAAATTTACGGCTTTTGGACTTTCTTAAGACAAAAGAATCAATTGCACGTTGTTGGTTGAACAGTTTTGAGCTACCTAGCCTACCTTTGTTTGTGGTAAGTGCACCAAACCCACCAAAAAGgtcaatataaataaaattatttaaaaaacacAGAATTTTAAACACGGAGTTTATACTATCCTTTTTATAATCGAAGAAGTGCTATTATTATCCTTGTTAGGCGCCAAAAtggcatttaattttttatttagaaattGGTTTTGATAAAATTATGAGGACCAAAAGCGTAGGTCTTTTCTACCTTAATCAAAGTTCTATGTTCGATTCTTAACTTGAAAATGCAacagtgttaaaactcttagggagagtttgtcatcTCTTTGAATTCTACAAGACTCGAGAGATTACTCTTTACAGTTGCGTGTAGaggataattttggaaaaaaaataatgtgaagGGTTAGTAAGGGCATTAGTTTCTCCACCCCCAACATAAATCTAATGATACATATccaataaaattattaagtttatttattttttattgcaaaagcaaaataaaatcattaattttatgagGCTCAGAAATGTACTTCTAAATAATTTGTGACATCtgaaagtgttaaaaaaaaagagaaagaagggATATTGTTTATTGAGGAGAGTGGGAAAACTAACACTCAATTTGTTGGGTCCTGTTGACATTATGACGACAGTTCAAATTGGATCCAACAGGCCCACCAATCGATAGCTCATTAGTTTTCACAAGGACAATTTGTATATAAATTTCTTCTTtcataaagaaaataatatttatgtgGCAAAATGCAGGTCTTTTATCGATAGTCTATAGCTTGTATCTTGGCAAAACATCTTCTATAGTTTGGATAAAAAGAAAGATCAACATATTTGATTAGAGATGACAATTGGACCAAATTCACTGGATACCCATTACTCGCGTTAAATACCCACAATAGATATGATAAAAACTCGCATTTTAGGTATGTGTTAataagtcccacattggttgTGAGATGACCTTgacaagtgtttataagcaagtggcAGTCCAAATGTTATTACCCAAACAATATGTATGAATCGgagtagtatttttttaaactgtAAATACGGAAATGAATACTATAATACCCTACATATACCCAACAAATTGCATATCTAATATCGAACTAATGTcctaattttataaatttaagtcTTTATAATTGCTTATACCTAAAAATGATAGTACTGCATATCTCCAATTCACATATCTTTACTACACTTGACTAAGTGGCGTCTACCATTGGCATTATTAGTAGTAGGAAATATAATATAGTATGCCTTGATTATCATGTGATCAAGGAAGCATCGGTGTACTCCAGCCAACATGTCTCCCCATATCTACCTACAGCTCTACTAGTATTGTTTATTGCTTTGGACATGTCACATGTGATGGTCAACAACAATCAAACTTGTGATATCCTGAAACTGACCAACCATAACACGGAGAGGAGATTGTAGTGTAAATAAATCTGAGAATAACTGTTAGAACTTGTTTTGTTATGAAGAATAATTACTGTTAGAACTCGCAACAACATGATTAGGACTTTgacataatatattattttaggCAACTTTTACAAACAACATAATAAGCTGAATATATGGTCCCTTTTTGTAACCAATAGGAATGTTACCCTTTAAAACAACCAACAATGAATGACATTATAACATTTTCTAAACAATTCTATTCCAACCTCAAGTTTGTTACCCTACTTGTAAGAGATATGGTCTGTTTTAGGTTTTATGCGGGTCATCGCAGTTTTATGATTAGTTAAAGACATCTCAGTCGGTTGAGTAGCGTGAAgttttaaattacttttaatCTTGATTCTCAAACAATATAAGACTTTTGTTGTACTAGAACAATAGCGCCCTCAATCGTGGTTGAGGGGTAGAGATCTTAGACTCTCCTTCTATAGCACAAATGTTCTGTCCTTAGATCCGCTGCACCACTTTTCCGAGAAATTGTCCACTTTGATTCTTATGCAAGTCCTTACAATTTTATCCTCAACTAAAAGACTCCTTAGTGGGTTGAAGAGAGTAAATGTTTATAAACTACTCTTAATTTCAATTTCCAAGCAATGTGAAATTTTTCGATGTTCCGAATCAAATTCTAACTCAACTATGTGTATATTTATCATTTGTTAACAACATTACATCTTTGACCACATTTAGTCACATGTTATCAGCTTAATGACATTTCATGCTATCATCAAGATGAATAAATAAAGAACTGACTCTTTTAATTTAGGAAGGGGTGTCATTGACACAGTTCAATAAGCATAAAAAGGAATGAAAGAGAAGTACTGTTGTCCCTCCCAAGGGTATTTTTTTCCAAGTAGCACTACTGATATAGAAAAAGTAACATTAAAAAGCATAATGGAATCACATATACTGTTGAACATATCTTATATGGTGAAACTTTCCAACCAAGATATTAAGATCCAGGCCACTGATCTAGTAGGGATGTCGGCTAGCATATTCTTCTCTGCATTCACTATATTGATTGGATACTTGTCTTACAAGTTACAAGAAAGCTCAAAATGCAGTCATAGATGCTAAGTTTTGAACAGGATATCCAgctaattctaaaataaaatgacaaaGTTAGGAAAAGGACAGACCGGGATTCCCTCCGGTAAAAATATTACGCTGTTATATGCAGTAAACAATCTTGGTCATTGATTTGAGATTGGAGGATTTAGATTATACAGTcggtaaattaattttaaattttctcagTTATTGATTTGAGATCAGTGATCTTGATCTGTAATTGTGTGACGCACGCAGTTACAACAGGGAATCTATTTCTGTAAAGGACAGGTAAAGTAACTAATTTTTAAACACTTACTTTGCAAAAACGTCGACTTCAAATGAGGTTATATTGGTGAGAGCCAACTTTTAATTAATCggttaaattaattttagtcaAATCTTACAGCAGATACTAGTCTAAATTCTAAAATGCCACTCTGCCCTTCTTATCACATAGCTTAAAACTTTCACCGTGGTTTATTTGTGATCTTCAACTTTGATTCAGGTTCCTATCAGGGGTTAAGCTTACAAATATAAGGAATGTAACTTGGTTAAATATTCAAACCATAGTGGCAAGTAGATGATTTGAGTTACGAAAGCACCTAGTTTCGGGAAAATATCAATCATTTCCATAGTTCTAAACTGCAGTTTGCAACTGGCGTAAAAGGTAGTGTAACCACAATTGCGGTCACATCAGCTGCAACTATTTACATTTTCCTACAATATCAAGAACTACGATCTAACGGCAACTGCAACCAGCCGACCACAATCATAATTTAAAACTCAACTCTATTTTTGTTATCCTAATGACACAAGTTTTTTACCAACACAAATTCATGAGAAAGTTCAACACTGCAACCAAGTCTGATATTATTAATTGTTCCATAACCATTTGACTGTAGTACATTTTTGTTGCTAAATGTGACACCGGACATTTAATATTTCTAGACTTAGCTCTAAATCtaagcctatgtttggtatcacattCAATATATCAGAATCATGGTGATCCACTATGAATTTTCAAAAGCTACACTCGCTAGCTTATGCAAAATCACTTCGAGTCACCATCTGACATACTCACGGTGATACCAAAAATACAATAACTGAAATTGTAACCCCAAATTTCTATAACATAAAATTGACTAACAAATAGGCATCATAATTCAAAGGAAATTGCCACTTCCACAGTCATATTTACTCATAAACAAAATtagatatttttcataaatacaCTAATCATACATAAACATATGCTTAAGAATAAGGAAAAATAGAAAGCATATTAAAATCATAATCTTATTAATTAGCAACATAGGAAAGCTCATAAATAAAACAGCATAAAAGGGGTTAAATAAGGGAATtaggaaaggaaagaaaaaggGTAAAAAAGGACTTTCCTTGATCCATTTTCCATGAAAATGTCCTCTAAGAACCTCTAGCACAAGCAGTAATAACCTCACAACCTCTACTATAATGATTAGCTTGTCTTGGATGACAGTTATAGTAAGAAGCACCAGCTTTATCACAAGGAACCATATCTCTCTTCAATGTATCATAACTTATGTACTTTTTCTGCATTGCCAAAACTCTTCTATTACTCTCTGAATCCATTAACTCAGATTCAGTGAAACAATCTTCAATGGTTTTTGTACAAACCCTTTTAGTGATTACTGGATGATGATCCATTTCAGTGTTTTGCAACAGATTGAGGTTAACAGTAGTTGATAAGAGGGAAGTGGAGATTGGGAGATGTGTGTGAATGAGGAGAAGTGTGAGAAAAAGGAAGATTGTGGAAGTGAATCTGGGTTGGGACATTGTTTGGGTTTTTGgaggtttgtttgtttttgagtTTGATGTTGGGTTTGTGAAAGAGAGATGTTTGGTTGTTGGAGGGTCTTAAATTGGGTAGGAGTAGGACAAGGGTAGGGACAATGTTACTGGTGCAAGTGTGATTAGTCAACTACTAGTATATTAGTGTCAATTGGAAACAACCCATAATGGGAGAAATCATTACATATACAAATCCGGTAAACAATCATTTTAGTCTCTAGAAATATACCTCACACTAGTATTATTTATGAATATATCtaaattgtaaatatatttataggtgTTTTTTTTGTCCGTTGGTCAGTTTAACTCATaaaattatcaacaaaagaGATAATAGggatatatttataattttgatacatttaaaAGATTATAGTGACAATGATTCATAGATTTAGATACAAAACGGTTGTTTGCCTACAAGAATTACTAGTACATATACAGTAAATCAATTTTGTCTAGTTATCTTGAGTGAATCGATTTTCAGAAGCTGTGTTCCCATCTATGATACCATTTCAGAAGTTATAATCCAATATGTGTCTTGCCTTGTCTTTCAGCGTTTTACATTAGCACCTAATGGGAATGTATCTTTCGAACGAAGGCCATTTCAGATTGTACAACCTATCCATGCTAGGCCTAAAAAGAGagtatttttgaatttttggggGTCTGCGAACAACGTGGGGGGTCTTAAGGGCAATTTTCTTTATCTATCGGTAAACTAAATGTATTCATCGCAAATGTTTAACTCTTATTAAAGTtggcttgtttcaaaaaaaaaaaaaaactcttattaAAGTTGGTGATTCTTCTTAATTTAACATGAGTAATGAAAGTGTTTCTCTTCTAATCTaaactttttgtttataaagGTTAGTCTAGTAGTAAGGATTCACCtctcttagaaatgagtattgggcctaactcaaccttacaaaaccggcttgtaaggtgaggattgcctctagtttataaacacttagtcaggccatctctcaaccgatgtgggactcttaacaatCTCATATCTATCAACATCACATTAGACCAAGAAAAACCGTTCATATAGTTTACATTAATCACATCACAGTTAAAGTAATATCATTCAAACCACAAATATCTATAAAACTACAAGTTACAACAATAGtcttaacccaaaaaaaaaaaaaaaactacaacaaTAGTCATTCTGAACTCTAAAGAGCAAAGTCATTCTGTAAGGTACTGTGACCAAAACAGATCATTCACTCTGTCTTTAACCGGAGCAGCTGGGATCCCTTGGTCGTTACTAGGAGAGACTATCGAGGAGGCTAAACTTGTAACCACATTATCCAAATTCCTGTTTGAAAAAGCTCCAATATGATCATTGGTATGAAATCTTGATTCAATTGATTTACCGATTTCTTGACAGTCTATTTGTGGTGATATATCTTGTGCCGGAGAAGATGCCATAGTTAGACTTAAAAGACAGCATATTTGATCACAATCACTTTCTCCGTTCTTTGGTTCCGAGGAGTTCAATTTTCCACCTTGTAATAAGCATGAATCCATATCAAAAGTGAAGCATGCTCCATTATCGGCATGATCTAAAATTTCAGATGAAGGATTTAACAGAATTATCATAGATACAAATTAAACCATATTTATACATACGAAAAGAGAGATCAACAATCGTGTACCTGAGATAAGATTGACCGAAGGAGAGCATGAGAGCAAATGACATTCTTTTCCAGATACAAATCCAAGAGTTTCTTTCGGTAATTCTCCTTCGCACAACATCTTATTATGTGTGCTTTCACCATCTTCATTTGAACTAGTAGTTGATAACAAGTTGAGTTTACTGCAGAAATCTTCACGGAAAAAATTCATATTTCCAACTTCCGTTATTCCAAAATTGCTATCATTGTCAACAAAACTATTTTCAACAACATGAGGAAATCGCCTTTTCTTGTTGTGTCCTGATAAATTTAAGGACTCAATTTTCTGATAAATTTGTTCAACAAATTTAGGATTTTGAAGTTCCCTTTCAAACAAGTTCAACAAGTTTTTTTGCCTCTTCTCCATGCCGTCTAATCGTTGTTGCAGATCTTCCAGATGAAGCTTTGCGGTTGATATATTTTGCTTGAAGTTTGAAATATTGGATTGAATAGTAGTTTTCTCGTTCGAAAGTTTCTCTATTTCTTCCTCAAATGCTAACCTTTCTGGATCTACATGAGAGCCTTGTGAATTATTGTGACTGTGAATTGGTTTCTTACGGTGAATGTTGTTAAGAAGATGCTTTTGATCTTTCACAAAATATTCATTAGCAAACTCCCATTGCTCATGATGTATTTTTCGAAATCCCTGTCATCGGAACACATTAACGAACTTTTGTCAGCTGATTTTGAACAAAATATCGACTGTTAAACTGATTTTGAAAAAccatatattttcaaaatcagCTTAACAGTcgatattttgtttttcatagCAAGGAATCCGAAACCATATATTTTATTACACAAACTTTTCATTTCATCAAAGATACATTGACACAAAGAAGAAAAGTTGTAATGATAGGTAACTAATCTTTTATCATTTGTAACCAGTGGCGAATTCAGCAAAATTTCACATgtgacacacacacacacatatatatatatatatatatatatatatatatatatatatatatatatatatatatatatatatataaaatctcAGTTTTACCCCTAAACTAACCCTTAGTTTTGCCTTAAACTAACCcttaaaaataccaaaatttttGGCCAGAGCCCGGACAACAGCCCAAGGATTGGGCCTTGGCTCCGCCCATGTTTGTAACAACTAGTTACTACTCTTTcttatatcaacaaaaataacttttaaattgaaataaattttttaattgcaaTTCTTGCataaatacatatattttcCAATTATGTTACATATATCTTGTATGGCTCgaaatgatgaagaaaaaaaaaaaaacttgtgttAAATCATAAGCTAATTATCCAATTAAGCATGTTAGTCTTTCAAAATTCAGTATAACATTTCTCAAGCTTATTTACTGTTAtaagttttgtgaaaaatatttggatttgacttatttaAACTTATCTACCattataaattttgtgagaCTCTTTGGCCGAACTTATTAAAACACCTTGCAACATTTTccgtaagttttttttttttccagcttattttaataagttctccaagatagcttaGGCAAACAACTTATAATATATAGAAAAACATTTCAAAGGTGGAATTGATCATAtaccaaaaactaaaaactaaaaactaaaaacacaaaCACATAAAGCTTAagagtgaatgaatgaatgaataacgTACATAAGTATTAAGCTGACGAATGAAGCTAGAGAAATTATTGTGTTTGAAATAATTACGAAGAAGAAGACGAGCAAATTCAGTTGGATTCCAAACGATGAAACTGTTG
It contains:
- the LOC123904900 gene encoding protein RALF-like 24, whose translation is MSQPRFTSTIFLFLTLLLIHTHLPISTSLLSTTVNLNLLQNTEMDHHPVITKRVCTKTIEDCFTESELMDSESNRRVLAMQKKYISYDTLKRDMVPCDKAGASYYNCHPRQANHYSRGCEVITACARGS
- the LOC123911106 gene encoding heat stress transcription factor A-5-like yields the protein MTNNLFLFVSFWFIMESSTTGSGGGGNPAPFLVKTYEMVDDSCTDEIVSWSENNNSFIVWNPTEFARLLLRNYFKHNNFSSFIRQLNTYGFRKIHHEQWEFANEYFVKDQKHLLNNIHRKKPIHSHNNSQGSHVDPERLAFEEEIEKLSNEKTTIQSNISNFKQNISTAKLHLEDLQQRLDGMEKRQKNLLNLFERELQNPKFVEQIYQKIESLNLSGHNKKRRFPHVVENSFVDNDSNFGITEVGNMNFFREDFCSKLNLLSTTSSNEDGESTHNKMLCEGELPKETLGFVSGKECHLLSCSPSVNLISDHADNGACFTFDMDSCLLQGGKLNSSEPKNGESDCDQICCLLSLTMASSPAQDISPQIDCQEIGKSIESRFHTNDHIGAFSNRNLDNVVTSLASSIVSPSNDQGIPAAPVKDRVNDLFWSQYLTE